One part of the Arabidopsis thaliana chromosome 4, partial sequence genome encodes these proteins:
- a CDS encoding uncharacterized protein (unknown protein; BEST Arabidopsis thaliana protein match is: unknown protein (TAIR:AT4G17700.1); Has 134 Blast hits to 131 proteins in 2 species: Archae - 0; Bacteria - 0; Metazoa - 0; Fungi - 0; Plants - 134; Viruses - 0; Other Eukaryotes - 0 (source: NCBI BLink).) encodes MEDDEKCREFWSRVAESQGFDVEHLMDDKPKSCLLDYQNSDFDTEVFLNAKLGIHKYNMLQGTNLQLSCIEKCNSRITTVCIGYYITLVAKDPSAGGSLVTFQTKVVHEDYSKINTLTVYLARLKSQPPPDEEIGGAKTGLGSSILGTCIHPCKSVSSKSQSIKIGYFEGSCRN; translated from the exons ATGGAAGACGATGAGAAGTGCAGAGAGTTTTGGTCTCGAGTGGCGGAATCTCAG GGGTTCGATGTTGAGCATTTGATGGAtgacaaaccaaaatcgtGTTTGCTCGACTATCAAAATTCTGATTTCGACACTGAAGTCTTCCTTAACGCCAAGTTGGGGATCCATAAATACAATATGTTACAG GGGACGAATTTGCAGCTCAGTTGCATAGAGAAATGCAATTCACGAATTACCACAGTATGTATCGGTTACTATATAACTTTGGTTGCTAAGGATCCATCTGCTGGCGGTTCCCTTGTAACTTTTCAGACCAAGGTTGTTCACGAAGACTATTCTAAAATCAATACCCTCACGGTCTATCTTGCAAGACTTAAGTCGCAACCACCACCAG ATGAAGAAATCGGAGGTGCGAAAACAGGACTGGGTTCGTCTATACTTGGAACTTGCATTCATCCATGCAAATCAGTGTCTTCCAAAT CCCAATCTATCAAAATTGGTTATTTTGAAGGTAGCTGTAGAAACTGA
- the IP5PII gene encoding myo-inositol polyphosphate 5-phosphatase 2 (myo-inositol polyphosphate 5-phosphatase 2 (5PTASE2); CONTAINS InterPro DOMAIN/s: Inositol polyphosphate related phosphatase (InterPro:IPR000300), Endonuclease/exonuclease/phosphatase (InterPro:IPR005135); BEST Arabidopsis thaliana protein match is: DNAse I-like superfamily protein (TAIR:AT1G71710.2); Has 30201 Blast hits to 17322 proteins in 780 species: Archae - 12; Bacteria - 1396; Metazoa - 17338; Fungi - 3422; Plants - 5037; Viruses - 0; Other Eukaryotes - 2996 (source: NCBI BLink).) yields MKTRRGKRPERFWPSIVMNKWLNRKPKVYDFSEDEIDTEPESEDDVCSVKDVPNVHCVTDEDSHNGRRGSEADHGNNISDGGVSVRGGYQRKHRRGKSETLRAQYINTKDIKVTVATWNVAGKRPSDDLEIEDWLSTDNPSDIYIIGFQEVVPLNAGNVFGAEDRGPIPKWESIIRRTLNKSNKESVYDQSPSCNNNALHRSHSAPSSPILAQEANSIISHVMVENLVADHSLDLATNEFIDAATALPSLEPQRNPNMDWPELALDSNPQIVGSEGKLRRVFSSNATLGFKLPENPSGASRFASEARQLKRSRSFETLNLSWNDIKEEIDNRSSSSSEAEEAAKIMHDDSSDGDSSSQDEEDGDKIRNSYGLPEDLVEECRKVKDSQKYVRIVSKQMVGIYVSVWIRRRLRRHVNNLKVSPVGVGLMGYMGNKGSVSISMTLYQSRMCFVCSHLTSGHKDGAEQRRNADVYEIIRRTRFASVLDTDQPRTIPCHDQVFWFGDLNYRLNMSDGEVRKLVSQKRWDELKNSDQLIRELRRGHVFDGWREGPIKFPPTYKYEFDSDRYAGENLREPEKKRAPAWCDRILWLGKGIRQECYKRSEIRMSDHRPVTSIFNVGVEVFDHRKLQRALHVNNAAASAVHPEPSF; encoded by the exons atgaaaacaagACGTGGGAAACGTCCTGAG AGGTTTTGGCCATCAATTGTGATGAATAAATGGTTAAACAGAAAACCTAAAGTTTACGATTTTAGCGAAGACGAAATTGATACAGAACCTGAGAGCGAAGACGATG TATGTTCGGTCAAAGACGTCCCAAATGTTCACTGTGTAACTGATGAAGACAGCCATAATGGTCGTCGAGGTAGCGAAGCTGATCACGGCAATAATATTTCAG ATGGTGGTGTGAGTGTGAGGGGTGGTTACCAAAGGAAACACCGGCGAGGCAAATCGGAGACTTTGAGAGCTCAATACATTAACACAAAGGATATCAA AGTGACGGTGGCTACATGGAACGTCGCCGGAAAACGTCCCTCCGATGATCTCGAGATTGAAGATTGGCTCTCTACTGATAATCCTTCAGATATTTACATTATCGG GTTTCAAGAAGTGGTTCCATTAAACGCTGGAAACGTTTTCGGAGCAGAAGATAGAGGTCCGATTCCGAAATGGGAATCGATAATTCGTAGAACACTAAACAAATCCAATAAAGAATCAGTTTATGATCAATCGCCAAGCTGCAACAACAACGCTCTTCATAGATCTCACAGCGCGCCGTCGTCTCCTATCTTGGCACAAGAAGCAAACTCCATTATCTCTCATGTCATGGTAGAGAATCTAGTTGCGGACCACTCGCTGGATTTAGCTACAAACGAGTTCATCGATGCTGCAACCGCTTTACCGAGCCTTGAACCACAGCGGAATCCGAACATGGACTGGCCGGAACTAGCTTTAGATAGCAACCCTCAGATAGTTGGATCAGAGGGGAAGCTAAGGAGGGTATTTAGCAGCAACGCGACGCTAGGATTTAAGCTACCGGAGAATCCATCAGGAGCTAGTAGATTTGCTTCGGAAGCAAGACAATTGAAACGCTCACGGAGCTTTGAAACTTTAAACTTGAGTTGGAATGatataaaagaagagattgataaTAGGTCCTCCTCCTCGTCCGAAGCGGAAGAAGCTGCAAAAATCATGCATGATGATTCATCAGACGGAGATTCGTCTTCCCAGGACGAAGAGGATGGTGACAAGATCAGAAATAGTTATGGATTGCCGGAAGATTTGGTGGAGGAGTGTCGGAAAGTGAAAGATAGTCAAAAGTATGTAAGGATAGTAAGTAAGCAAATGGTTGGGATCTATGTATCGGTTTGGATCCGACGACGGTTAAGAAGACATGTCAACAACCTGAAAGTCTCACCGGTCGGAGTTGGCTTGATGGGCTACATGGGAAAcaag GGATCAGTGTCGATTAGCATGACGTTGTATCAATCACGGATGTGTTTTGTGTGCTCACACTTAACTTCCGGCCACAAAGACGGTGCTGAGCAACGCCGGAATGCTGACGTGTACGAAATCATACGTAGGACTCGTTTTGCATCGGTTCTTGACACTGATCAACCAAGGACGATTCCATGTCACGA TCAAGTATTTTGGTTCGGAGATTTGAACTACCGACTTAATATGTCAGACGGTGAAGTAAGAAAGCTTGTCTCACAAAAACGATGGGATGAGCTCAAGAACAGTGATCAG TTGATTAGAGAATTAAGAAGAGGGCATGTTTTTGATGGATGGAGAGAAGGACCGATTAAATTCCCTCCAACCTATAAATACGAATTCGATTCTGATCGTTACGCCGGAGAAAACTTGAGAgaaccggagaagaagagagctcCTGCTTG GTGTGATAGGATATTATGGTTAGGAAAAGGAATAAGACAAGAATGTTATAAGAGATCGGAGATAAGAATGTCCGATCACCGGCCGGTGACTTCGATTTTTAACGTTGGAGTTGAAGTGTTCGATCACCGGAAACTTCAAAGAGCTCTTCACGTTAATAACGCAGCTGCTTCTGCTGTTCATCCTGAACCTTCTTTTTGA
- the IP5PII gene encoding myo-inositol polyphosphate 5-phosphatase 2 (INOSITOL(1,4,5)P3 5-PHOSPHATASE II (IP5PII); CONTAINS InterPro DOMAIN/s: Inositol polyphosphate related phosphatase (InterPro:IPR000300), Endonuclease/exonuclease/phosphatase (InterPro:IPR005135); BEST Arabidopsis thaliana protein match is: DNAse I-like superfamily protein (TAIR:AT1G71710.2); Has 2627 Blast hits to 2054 proteins in 224 species: Archae - 0; Bacteria - 0; Metazoa - 957; Fungi - 640; Plants - 718; Viruses - 0; Other Eukaryotes - 312 (source: NCBI BLink).) → MKTRRGKRPERFWPSIVMNKWLNRKPKVYDFSEDEIDTEPESEDDVCSVKDVPNVHCVTDEDSHNGRRGSEADHGNNISDGGVSVRGGYQRKHRRGKSETLRAQYINTKDIKVTVATWNVAGKRPSDDLEIEDWLSTDNPSDIYIIGFQEVVPLNAGNVFGAEDRGPIPKWESIIRRTLNKSNKESVYDQSPSCNNNALHRSHSAPSSPILAQEANSIISHVMVENLVADHSLDLATNEFIDAATALPSLEPQRNPNMDWPELALDSNPQIVGSEGKLRRVFSSNATLGFKLPENPSGASRFASEARQLKRSRSFETLNLSWNDIKEEIDNRSSSSSEAEEAAKIMHDDSSDGDSSSQDEEDGDKIRNSYGLPEDLVEECRKVKDSQKYVRIVSKQMVGIYVSVWIRRRLRRHVNNLKVSPVGVGLMGYMGNKGSVSISMTLYQSRMCFVCSHLTSGHKDGAEQRRNADVYEIIRRTRFASVLDTDQPRTIPCHDQVFWFGDLNYRLNMSDGEVRKLVSQKRWDELKNSDQLIRELRRGHVFDGWREGPIKFPPTYKYEFDSDRYAGENLREPEKKRAPAW, encoded by the exons atgaaaacaagACGTGGGAAACGTCCTGAG AGGTTTTGGCCATCAATTGTGATGAATAAATGGTTAAACAGAAAACCTAAAGTTTACGATTTTAGCGAAGACGAAATTGATACAGAACCTGAGAGCGAAGACGATG TATGTTCGGTCAAAGACGTCCCAAATGTTCACTGTGTAACTGATGAAGACAGCCATAATGGTCGTCGAGGTAGCGAAGCTGATCACGGCAATAATATTTCAG ATGGTGGTGTGAGTGTGAGGGGTGGTTACCAAAGGAAACACCGGCGAGGCAAATCGGAGACTTTGAGAGCTCAATACATTAACACAAAGGATATCAA AGTGACGGTGGCTACATGGAACGTCGCCGGAAAACGTCCCTCCGATGATCTCGAGATTGAAGATTGGCTCTCTACTGATAATCCTTCAGATATTTACATTATCGG GTTTCAAGAAGTGGTTCCATTAAACGCTGGAAACGTTTTCGGAGCAGAAGATAGAGGTCCGATTCCGAAATGGGAATCGATAATTCGTAGAACACTAAACAAATCCAATAAAGAATCAGTTTATGATCAATCGCCAAGCTGCAACAACAACGCTCTTCATAGATCTCACAGCGCGCCGTCGTCTCCTATCTTGGCACAAGAAGCAAACTCCATTATCTCTCATGTCATGGTAGAGAATCTAGTTGCGGACCACTCGCTGGATTTAGCTACAAACGAGTTCATCGATGCTGCAACCGCTTTACCGAGCCTTGAACCACAGCGGAATCCGAACATGGACTGGCCGGAACTAGCTTTAGATAGCAACCCTCAGATAGTTGGATCAGAGGGGAAGCTAAGGAGGGTATTTAGCAGCAACGCGACGCTAGGATTTAAGCTACCGGAGAATCCATCAGGAGCTAGTAGATTTGCTTCGGAAGCAAGACAATTGAAACGCTCACGGAGCTTTGAAACTTTAAACTTGAGTTGGAATGatataaaagaagagattgataaTAGGTCCTCCTCCTCGTCCGAAGCGGAAGAAGCTGCAAAAATCATGCATGATGATTCATCAGACGGAGATTCGTCTTCCCAGGACGAAGAGGATGGTGACAAGATCAGAAATAGTTATGGATTGCCGGAAGATTTGGTGGAGGAGTGTCGGAAAGTGAAAGATAGTCAAAAGTATGTAAGGATAGTAAGTAAGCAAATGGTTGGGATCTATGTATCGGTTTGGATCCGACGACGGTTAAGAAGACATGTCAACAACCTGAAAGTCTCACCGGTCGGAGTTGGCTTGATGGGCTACATGGGAAAcaag GGATCAGTGTCGATTAGCATGACGTTGTATCAATCACGGATGTGTTTTGTGTGCTCACACTTAACTTCCGGCCACAAAGACGGTGCTGAGCAACGCCGGAATGCTGACGTGTACGAAATCATACGTAGGACTCGTTTTGCATCGGTTCTTGACACTGATCAACCAAGGACGATTCCATGTCACGA TCAAGTATTTTGGTTCGGAGATTTGAACTACCGACTTAATATGTCAGACGGTGAAGTAAGAAAGCTTGTCTCACAAAAACGATGGGATGAGCTCAAGAACAGTGATCAG TTGATTAGAGAATTAAGAAGAGGGCATGTTTTTGATGGATGGAGAGAAGGACCGATTAAATTCCCTCCAACCTATAAATACGAATTCGATTCTGATCGTTACGCCGGAGAAAACTTGAGAgaaccggagaagaagagagctcCTGCTTGGTAA